One genomic segment of Vicingaceae bacterium includes these proteins:
- a CDS encoding UPF0316 protein, producing MHESWIYEWVFIPGLIFLARLTDVSLATVRHILVYRGQKKIVPIIGFFEVLIWLMAITQVMNHLNNPVSYLAWAFGFATGTRLGMVIEEKIAIGYALIRIIFSTYPDEIIPSLKNKKIGFTIVRGEGALGPVYVMIIVTKRKFLSDVINIIKQNDENTFYTIEDIKLSEKGIFPASSQFPFFNRK from the coding sequence ATGCATGAATCCTGGATATATGAATGGGTGTTTATTCCCGGCTTGATTTTTCTTGCCCGGCTAACAGATGTAAGTTTGGCCACAGTGAGGCATATTCTGGTTTATCGGGGTCAAAAAAAGATTGTTCCAATCATCGGATTTTTTGAAGTGTTGATATGGTTAATGGCAATCACCCAAGTGATGAATCATTTAAACAACCCTGTGTCTTATCTTGCATGGGCTTTTGGGTTTGCTACCGGAACTCGTTTGGGAATGGTTATCGAAGAAAAAATTGCCATAGGTTATGCATTGATCAGAATTATTTTTTCCACTTATCCTGATGAAATTATCCCCTCTTTGAAAAATAAAAAAATTGGTTTTACCATTGTCAGAGGAGAAGGGGCACTCGGGCCTGTGTATGTGATGATTATTGTCACCAAAAGAAAATTTTTATCTGATGTTATCAACATAATCAAACAAAACGACGAAAACACTTTCTATACCATAGAAGATATAAAGTTATCGGAGAAAGGCATTTTTCCGGCCAGTTCACAATTTCCCTTTTTCAACAGAAAATAA
- a CDS encoding multidrug transporter AcrB produces MFGQILHRPVLAIVISIIIVFTGILSIKQLPISQFPEIAPTQVNIFIAFPGASADVLVKSTLITLENAINGVQGMRYMVSDATSAGEATIQIIFEPGTDPNQAVINVKTRVDQVMPLLPPLVQREGVIITPIQPSMLMYINLYSKNDQYDEKFLYNYANVHMIPEINRIHGVARAKILGSRQYAMRVWLNPDRMRAYKISVKEVMDALAEQSIIGRPGRLGLSTGIKAQSREYVLIYKGWFNKPEEYENIIIRSTPEGEIIHLKDIAEVKMGSEFYDIYSNLDGHPSASIVLKQNYGSNASEVIAEIKEKLEEMRKSFPPGIDYKISYDVSKFLDASIEQVIHTLRDAFILVALVVFIFLGNWRFTVISLLAVPVSLIGAFFVLNLLNISINLITLFALVLAIGIVVDDAIVVVEAVHAKMEEEHLSPYNAVKKVMREISGAIIAITLVMISVFIPITFLKGPVGVFYRQFAITMAASIALSAVVALTLTPVLCAIILKPHEHKPRKKNLLDRFNEWFNHRFEFFTNRYISLVSKIINRSTVTWGVVIAFALGIVGVNKILPSGFIPSEDQGTIYAIIQTPPGSTLEKTNQISRELQKICEEIEEVESVTSLAGYEIMTEGRGSNAGTCLIDLKDWSERKRSVVEVMEELEEKAKALPAIIEFFEPPAVPGFGTSAGFSLRLIDKNPNTDYHEFDKVNRMFMDSLRKRKELTGLFTFFAANYPQYELIIDYDKAMQKGVNINEAMENLNILIGSTYEQGFIQYNRFFKVYVQSLPQFRRYPSDLMNLFIKNEKGEMVPYSSFMRWEKRQGPNELTRYNMYNSSAIRGLPAPGYTTAQAIDAIREVAKKVLPNGYDIAWEGLSYDEANRGNEALYIFLVVIAFVYLVLSAQYESFILPLAVIFSLPIGIFGSFLMLKLMGLSNDVYAQVGLIMLMGLLGKNAILIVEFAVQNHRLKKVPLMESALEGAKVRFRPILMTSFAFVAGLIPLVISHGAGAIGNRTIGGSAMGGMLFGTIFGVLVIPGLYLFFAKLAGDRKLIQDQDQTPLSEDIVDREYSAGWLKKLRKLGLVIKVTRRKNRNK; encoded by the coding sequence ATGTTTGGACAAATATTACACAGACCGGTTCTGGCTATTGTAATTTCTATCATAATTGTTTTTACCGGAATATTGTCAATTAAGCAGCTTCCGATATCACAATTTCCGGAGATTGCACCTACACAAGTCAATATTTTTATTGCCTTTCCGGGTGCAAGCGCCGATGTATTGGTAAAATCAACATTGATTACGTTGGAAAATGCCATCAATGGTGTGCAAGGCATGCGTTATATGGTGAGTGACGCAACCAGTGCCGGCGAAGCCACCATTCAGATAATTTTCGAACCGGGTACAGACCCCAATCAGGCAGTTATCAACGTTAAAACCCGGGTTGATCAGGTTATGCCATTGCTGCCGCCATTGGTGCAGCGGGAAGGGGTGATCATTACACCCATTCAGCCGAGTATGTTGATGTATATAAACTTGTATTCTAAGAATGATCAATATGACGAAAAGTTTTTATACAATTACGCCAATGTGCACATGATACCCGAAATCAACAGGATTCATGGTGTGGCAAGGGCTAAGATATTAGGAAGCCGTCAGTATGCCATGCGTGTTTGGCTCAATCCGGACAGGATGCGGGCCTATAAAATTTCTGTTAAAGAAGTGATGGATGCACTTGCCGAACAAAGCATCATTGGGCGTCCGGGTAGATTGGGTTTAAGTACGGGTATCAAAGCTCAATCGCGTGAATATGTGTTGATTTATAAGGGATGGTTCAATAAACCCGAAGAATATGAAAATATCATTATACGGTCAACACCTGAGGGAGAAATAATTCACTTGAAAGATATTGCCGAAGTGAAAATGGGCAGTGAATTTTACGATATTTATTCAAACCTTGATGGACACCCTTCTGCATCGATTGTTTTAAAGCAAAACTATGGAAGTAATGCCTCCGAAGTTATAGCAGAAATAAAAGAAAAACTTGAGGAAATGCGGAAGAGTTTTCCGCCCGGCATTGACTATAAGATTTCTTATGATGTGTCTAAATTTTTGGATGCTTCGATAGAACAGGTAATACATACTTTGCGGGATGCATTTATATTGGTGGCTCTGGTTGTATTTATCTTTTTGGGTAATTGGAGGTTTACGGTTATTTCCTTGTTGGCTGTACCGGTGTCTTTGATAGGAGCATTTTTCGTCTTAAATCTTTTGAATATTTCTATAAACCTGATTACCTTATTTGCACTTGTATTGGCAATTGGTATTGTGGTAGATGATGCCATTGTGGTCGTCGAAGCTGTGCATGCAAAAATGGAAGAAGAACATTTATCGCCGTATAATGCCGTAAAAAAAGTTATGCGTGAAATCTCTGGCGCTATCATTGCCATTACTTTGGTGATGATCTCGGTGTTCATTCCCATTACATTTTTGAAAGGACCGGTTGGTGTGTTTTACCGCCAGTTTGCCATCACCATGGCTGCATCCATAGCTTTGTCGGCTGTCGTGGCATTAACGCTTACGCCGGTGTTGTGTGCCATTATCCTCAAACCACATGAACACAAACCGAGAAAAAAGAATTTACTTGACAGATTTAATGAATGGTTTAACCATCGTTTTGAGTTTTTTACCAACCGTTATATTTCGCTGGTGTCAAAAATTATTAACCGGAGCACGGTTACCTGGGGTGTAGTGATTGCCTTTGCTTTGGGTATTGTCGGAGTGAACAAGATTTTACCTTCAGGATTTATTCCCAGCGAAGACCAAGGAACTATTTATGCCATTATTCAAACTCCTCCGGGATCAACATTGGAAAAAACCAATCAAATTTCAAGGGAATTGCAAAAAATTTGTGAAGAAATAGAAGAAGTGGAATCGGTTACATCCCTTGCCGGATATGAAATTATGACCGAAGGAAGGGGCTCGAATGCCGGTACATGTTTGATTGACCTTAAAGATTGGTCCGAACGCAAGCGTTCAGTGGTGGAGGTCATGGAGGAATTGGAGGAAAAAGCCAAAGCACTGCCGGCAATTATAGAGTTTTTCGAACCTCCGGCTGTGCCCGGTTTTGGTACTTCGGCAGGTTTTTCATTGCGTTTGATAGATAAAAATCCTAATACTGATTATCATGAGTTTGATAAAGTCAACAGAATGTTTATGGATTCTTTGAGAAAACGTAAAGAGTTGACCGGATTGTTTACCTTCTTTGCCGCCAATTATCCTCAATACGAGCTTATTATTGACTATGACAAGGCCATGCAAAAAGGGGTCAATATCAATGAGGCCATGGAAAACCTCAATATATTGATAGGAAGTACCTATGAGCAAGGTTTTATTCAATATAACAGGTTTTTTAAGGTTTATGTCCAGTCGCTGCCTCAATTCAGAAGGTATCCCTCGGATTTGATGAACTTGTTTATCAAAAACGAAAAAGGAGAAATGGTGCCGTATTCATCTTTTATGAGATGGGAAAAAAGGCAAGGACCCAACGAGTTGACCCGTTACAATATGTATAATTCATCTGCCATTAGAGGATTGCCGGCACCCGGCTACACTACAGCCCAAGCCATTGATGCAATACGTGAAGTTGCCAAAAAAGTGTTGCCCAATGGTTATGACATTGCTTGGGAAGGGTTGTCGTATGATGAAGCCAACAGGGGCAACGAAGCATTGTATATCTTTCTTGTGGTGATTGCGTTTGTTTACCTTGTGTTGTCTGCTCAGTACGAAAGTTTTATATTGCCGCTTGCAGTTATCTTTTCTTTACCCATCGGTATTTTTGGTTCATTCTTGATGCTCAAACTTATGGGGCTTTCAAATGATGTCTATGCTCAGGTAGGATTAATCATGTTGATGGGATTGTTAGGTAAAAATGCTATTTTGATTGTGGAGTTTGCTGTGCAAAATCACCGTTTGAAAAAAGTGCCATTGATGGAGTCGGCCTTGGAAGGTGCCAAAGTGCGTTTTCGTCCTATCTTGATGACATCTTTTGCTTTTGTTGCCGGTTTGATTCCTTTGGTTATTTCTCACGGAGCAGGTGCCATTGGTAATAGAACAATCGGAGGATCTGCCATGGGGGGTATGTTATTTGGTACTATTTTCGGTGTATTGGTTATTCCCGGATTGTATTTGTTTTTTGCCAAATTGGCCGGTGATAGAAAGTTGATTCAAGATCAAGACCAAACTCCTTTGTCTGAAGATATTGTTGACAGGGAATATAGCGCCGGTTGGTTGAAAAAACTTAGAAAATTAGGTTTGGTTATAAAAGTTACCAGACGTAAAAACAGAAACAAATGA
- a CDS encoding alpha/beta hydrolase, giving the protein MMEGDRAFLYKGTPIYFTSQGKGPAVVFLHGFLESREIWNDFIALLPQSYRYITIDLPGHGKTGNLSYVHTMDEMADAVYYVLKKLKLKKAILIGHSMGGYVSLAIAEKHPDFLDGLCLFHSTARADSLPKKKDRERSIAIVKQHPHKFIQEIIPKLFYKIDTPAIQEKVEMLKNIASRMTIQGMVAALEGMKIRPEREIIIRFAPYRVGFIIGKNDAVLPYEDIIEQTRLPENSDFIVVEECGHMGFFEQPHICANFIRHWLRKIIKYRSTKRHFS; this is encoded by the coding sequence ATGATGGAAGGCGATCGGGCTTTTTTATATAAAGGGACTCCTATTTATTTTACATCCCAAGGGAAAGGGCCGGCTGTGGTTTTTCTGCACGGTTTTTTGGAATCACGTGAAATTTGGAATGATTTCATCGCCCTTTTGCCTCAATCCTACCGCTATATAACCATAGACCTTCCGGGACATGGTAAAACGGGCAATTTATCTTATGTTCACACTATGGATGAAATGGCTGATGCCGTTTATTATGTATTAAAAAAACTCAAGCTGAAAAAAGCCATTTTGATAGGTCATTCCATGGGAGGGTACGTTTCGTTGGCAATAGCTGAAAAACATCCCGACTTTTTGGACGGTTTATGTCTCTTTCATTCCACAGCAAGAGCCGATTCCCTACCGAAAAAAAAAGACAGGGAAAGATCTATAGCCATTGTAAAACAGCATCCACACAAATTCATTCAGGAAATTATTCCGAAATTATTTTATAAAATCGATACTCCGGCTATACAAGAAAAAGTCGAAATGCTGAAAAACATTGCCTCCCGTATGACCATTCAAGGAATGGTTGCTGCCCTTGAAGGGATGAAAATAAGACCGGAAAGGGAAATTATTATACGGTTTGCTCCTTACAGGGTGGGTTTTATCATCGGAAAAAACGATGCAGTTTTGCCATACGAAGATATTATCGAACAAACCCGTTTACCCGAAAATTCCGATTTTATTGTTGTGGAAGAATGTGGCCATATGGGATTTTTTGAACAACCTCATATCTGTGCAAATTTTATCAGACATTGGCTTAGAAAAATTATTAAATACCGATCGACAAAACGTCATTTCAGCTGA
- a CDS encoding RND transporter, which yields MKTMHLTNRFIIVFSWVLLAAGCKVRQTNIDQSKSLIPSTYNGSNDTTNSAYLQWRIFFKDPQLQSLIDTALKNNRELLIYSQEVTALKAEIKEKKAEYIPFINFSPEYGLEKEPRFTRHGALDEHLDIEPGKRIPNPLQDYRLKLDFAWEIDVWKKLRSAKKAAEYRYLAGIEGRNFLISQLVSEIAESYYELLALDNLLELVNQNISIQEKALEVVQQQKNAAKVTQLAVNRFEAQLNNTIALKYQILQKIQAQENKLRFLTGSPNLQIQRNKETLFQDLNDSIFIGVPLQLFYNRPDIRRAEKELMAADLDVYSARMAFMPAFGLVNSFGLGAYSGSVLFNPESMMLNGALEMITPLINRNALNAMLQKAKARQKQAIYNYEQAMIKAFLEVKTQVANIENFRMALQRKIYQVDILNQSVGISNNLFLSAKADYAEVLLTQREALEAKVELIENYLQYNQSRIMLYKSLGGGWK from the coding sequence ATGAAAACAATGCATTTGACAAACCGTTTTATCATAGTATTTTCATGGGTGTTGCTTGCCGCAGGATGTAAAGTAAGACAAACAAACATAGACCAATCAAAAAGTTTGATACCTTCTACCTATAATGGAAGCAATGATACCACAAACAGTGCTTATTTACAATGGAGAATTTTTTTCAAAGACCCTCAATTGCAGTCATTAATCGACACTGCATTAAAAAATAACCGCGAATTGCTCATTTATTCACAGGAAGTAACAGCACTCAAAGCAGAAATCAAAGAAAAGAAGGCCGAATATATTCCATTCATCAATTTTTCTCCGGAATATGGTTTGGAAAAAGAACCACGTTTTACCAGACACGGAGCATTGGATGAACATCTCGATATAGAGCCGGGCAAACGCATACCCAACCCTTTGCAAGATTACCGATTAAAACTCGATTTTGCTTGGGAAATAGATGTTTGGAAAAAATTACGTTCAGCAAAAAAAGCTGCCGAATATCGCTATCTGGCCGGAATCGAAGGGAGAAATTTTTTGATTTCACAATTGGTTTCAGAAATTGCAGAATCATACTATGAATTGTTGGCTTTAGACAATTTGTTGGAACTGGTCAATCAAAATATCTCCATACAGGAAAAAGCATTGGAAGTTGTGCAACAACAAAAAAATGCCGCAAAAGTCACTCAATTGGCTGTCAATCGTTTTGAAGCACAACTCAACAATACTATTGCACTTAAATATCAGATTCTTCAAAAAATTCAGGCACAAGAGAACAAACTGCGCTTCTTGACAGGTAGCCCGAATCTGCAGATTCAACGTAACAAAGAAACCTTGTTTCAGGACTTGAACGACAGTATATTTATAGGTGTGCCGCTGCAACTTTTTTATAATCGTCCTGATATAAGACGTGCTGAAAAAGAACTCATGGCTGCCGATTTAGATGTATACTCTGCAAGAATGGCTTTTATGCCTGCTTTTGGATTGGTCAATTCTTTTGGTTTAGGTGCATATAGCGGATCGGTATTGTTTAACCCCGAATCGATGATGCTCAATGGGGCTTTGGAAATGATTACACCATTGATAAATCGTAATGCTCTCAATGCAATGCTTCAGAAAGCCAAGGCCCGGCAAAAACAAGCCATTTACAATTATGAACAAGCAATGATCAAAGCATTTTTGGAAGTAAAAACCCAGGTTGCCAATATCGAAAATTTCAGGATGGCATTGCAAAGAAAGATTTATCAAGTGGACATTCTGAATCAATCGGTCGGCATTTCCAACAATCTTTTTTTATCGGCTAAAGCCGATTATGCAGAAGTATTGTTGACTCAACGCGAAGCTTTGGAAGCCAAAGTGGAACTAATTGAAAATTATCTTCAATACAATCAGTCGAGAATTATGTTGTATAAATCTCTTGGAGGGGGGTGGAAGTAA